The following proteins are co-located in the Bradyrhizobium barranii subsp. barranii genome:
- a CDS encoding class I SAM-dependent DNA methyltransferase: MFEQTFKNIDDVLWKEAGCATELDYTEQTSWILFLKYLDDLERANEQKAELQGKKYTYIIDRPHRWSAWAAPKKRDGSFDHDKALTGDDLIDYVDRDLFPYLHSFRARAEGSNTVEYKIGEIFGEIKNRFRSGYSLRDALELMDGLSFRSQDQKHELSHIYEAKLKNMGNAGRNGGEYYTPRPLIRAMIKVVRPEIGQRIYDGACGSAGFLCEAYDYLRAKPDLSTRDLKTLQERTFFGKEKKSLAYVIAIMNMILHGVEAPNVLHINTLAENINDIQEKDRFDIVLANPPFGGKERPEVQQNFPIKTGETAFLFLQHFIKSLKAGGRAAIVIKNTFLSNTDNASVALRKELLEGCNLHTVLDMPGGTFHGAGVKTVVLFFEKGAPTRKVWFYKLDPGRNLGKTNPLNDDDLKEFVALQAKFKDSKNSWTVDAKSVDSTTYDLSVKNPNKAGEAALRDPNDIIVEMMALDAENAEILADIGRML; encoded by the coding sequence GTGTTCGAACAGACCTTTAAAAACATTGACGACGTGTTGTGGAAAGAGGCTGGATGCGCCACCGAGCTTGATTATACCGAGCAAACGTCGTGGATCCTGTTTCTCAAGTACCTTGATGATCTTGAGCGGGCCAATGAGCAAAAGGCCGAGCTTCAGGGCAAGAAATACACTTACATTATTGACAGACCGCACCGTTGGTCAGCGTGGGCTGCGCCGAAAAAACGCGACGGGTCTTTTGATCACGACAAGGCGCTGACCGGCGATGACCTCATCGACTATGTCGATCGCGACCTGTTTCCATATCTGCACAGCTTCAGGGCGCGCGCCGAAGGTTCCAACACGGTCGAATACAAGATTGGCGAAATTTTTGGCGAGATCAAGAACCGCTTTCGAAGCGGGTACTCGCTGCGTGACGCACTCGAACTGATGGATGGCCTGAGCTTTCGTTCACAAGACCAGAAGCACGAGCTGTCGCATATTTACGAAGCCAAGCTCAAAAACATGGGCAATGCGGGCAGGAACGGTGGCGAGTATTACACGCCGCGCCCGCTCATCCGCGCAATGATAAAGGTGGTGAGACCGGAAATCGGCCAGCGTATCTATGACGGCGCGTGCGGCTCAGCTGGCTTCCTTTGCGAGGCCTATGACTACCTGCGTGCCAAGCCGGACCTGTCGACCAGGGATCTGAAGACCCTCCAAGAAAGGACATTCTTCGGCAAGGAGAAGAAGAGCCTCGCCTACGTCATCGCGATCATGAACATGATCCTGCACGGTGTCGAGGCGCCAAATGTCCTGCACATCAACACGCTTGCCGAAAATATCAACGACATTCAGGAGAAGGACCGCTTCGACATTGTCTTGGCCAATCCGCCGTTCGGGGGCAAGGAGCGCCCGGAGGTCCAGCAGAATTTCCCAATAAAGACCGGCGAAACGGCGTTCCTGTTCCTTCAGCATTTCATCAAGTCGCTAAAGGCCGGTGGCCGCGCGGCCATCGTCATCAAGAACACCTTCCTGTCAAACACCGACAACGCCTCGGTTGCTCTTCGCAAGGAGCTGTTGGAAGGCTGCAATCTGCACACAGTGCTGGACATGCCGGGCGGCACGTTTCATGGCGCAGGCGTCAAGACCGTCGTGCTATTCTTCGAGAAGGGCGCGCCCACACGCAAGGTCTGGTTTTACAAACTCGATCCCGGCCGCAACCTTGGCAAGACCAATCCGCTCAACGACGACGACCTGAAGGAATTCGTCGCGTTGCAGGCGAAGTTCAAGGACAGCAAGAATTCGTGGACGGTCGATGCGAAGAGTGTCGACAGTACGACCTATGACCTCTCGGTGAAGAACCCGAACAAGGCTGGCGAGGCAGCTCTGCGCGATCCAAACGACATCATCGTCGAAATGATGGCGCTGGACGCGGAGAATGCGGAGATCCTTGCAGACATCGGGAGGATGCTGTGA
- a CDS encoding GH36-type glycosyl hydrolase domain-containing protein, producing MLVEFDDFAGRRRPPLKSALSLRFRRWLRTHGSSPPWDDGAPIRSELFSVDRLEEHARSLASAQAVMPYQSKGPSLTARLADNEAVLLAAYRDVAQAIDAGAAITPTAEWLIDNFHVVEKQIREVRVDLPPGYYRQLPKLAGGPFAGYPRVLGVAWAYVAHTDSLFDPEVLRRYLRAYQEVQPLSIGELWAVATTLRIVLVENLRRIAERVVESRAGRGAADAVADRLLGTGGRVVEPAEAVLPPHPQTTIPDSFLMQLVYRLRDQDPSIAPALEWLDKQLARQGTTAETVVRGEHQRQVAGTVTVRNIITSMRLITDVDWTDLFERVSLVDDVFKAGSAFEHMDFPSRNLYRDAVEHLARGCELTELEIAHAAVDAARRASEANVDDGNVRLTDPGYYLIAGGRTGFEAAIGFRPSLLSWPRRAYRAMGIGGYVGSGALIAAGVLAVPLSVAALGGLEWRWLLLLGILGLVPAIDVAVAVVNYLITRGFRATLLPALELLGGIPVDLRTLVAVPALLTSLKEIEELIVRLEIHYLASAQGDLHFALLTDWRDAASELEDGDDELLTAAKAGIARLNRRYGPAPGGDRFLLLHRRRVWSEGEGCCMGWERKRGKLSELNRLLRGAKDTTFLAPSTVPDNVRYVITLDADTRLPRETVGRLIGKMAHPLNRPRFDADLGRVVEGYGIMQPRVTPALPVGREGSLFLRVFSRATGIDPYAAAVSDVYQDLFGEGSYTGKGIYDVDAFEAALHGRVPESTLLSHDLFEGIFARAGLASDVEVVEDFPPRYDVAALRHHRWARGDWQLLPWLFGRGPRRPDHRPMSGVPAMGRWKMLDNLRRSLAAPAIVLALIAGWAMPLEEAAVWTGFILSTIVLPPLIPVIAEIAPRRPGVTLRSHVRALGADLRLALIQSGLMIVFLAHQAWLMGDAIVRTLVRLAFTRRNLLEWVPAAHAAFGPRPRALSFYRRMSGALVIGVVAMSVAWLWGQQTWPLAAVFAGAWLASPYVALWASLSPRVLGRRQLAAADVLSLRRIARRTWRFFEASVTPTDNMLPPDNLQEAPAFVLAHRTSPTNIGLYLLSGACARDFGWIGTTEAVERLEATLATMDRLAKHRGHFFNWYDTRDLRPLDPQYVSSVDSGNLAGHLIALANACHEWRTSAMAEQQRLQGVADALDLVRDEARRLRDLRKSQAVSWRRLDDEIGRLASSLLQAGARAIDIEQRLAEVSEQAAILADVVHQTVLEESDQAGADLQFWADAVNACIESHRRDLSTSSVVSLEARLKSLEEAARSTALSMEFDFLLDPDRLLLSIGYRASEGELDPRCYDLLASEARLASFFAIAKRDAPARHWFRLGRAVTAVADGAALISWSGSMFEYLMPSIVMRAPAESLIEQTNRLIVRRQIAYGTTMRAPWGVSESAYNAQDLEFTYQYSNFGIPGLGLKRGLADNAVVAPYATALACMVDPQAAVKNFERLEALGARGRHGFYEALDFTRARVPDGDRVAIVRAFMAHHQGMTITAIADTLLDGLMRNRFHAEPIVEATELLLQERVPREVMATPPLVSDAKSAARIREIEGPGNWRKASPYSATPATQLLSNGRYSVMLTAAGSGYSAWRDLAVTRWREDATCDDWGPYIFLRDIASGEVWSATYQPTDAEPEACDVIFNEDRAEFTRRDGALATNMEVLVSAEDDAEVRRVTISNFGDQPREVEVTSYVELALASQAADVAHPAFSKLFIETEHLAGLGAILATRRRRAPNEPEVWAAHLAVVHGVAVGKREFETERVRFLGRGGSVRAPGAVVGGRPLSSSTGAVLDPIFALRRRVRIAPGATTRIDFWTMVASTRQEILDLADKHHDVGAFERAAALAWTQAQVQLHHLGITRGEAGQYQRLAGHLVYAAPVLRSPSQTIESGIGGQPGLWGMGISGDLPIILVRISDIDQLNVAREVLQAVEYWRMKRLAVDLVIINELASSYVQDLQIALETLVRAKQSRPRIGEDGPPGHTFMLRSDLTSPEALGLLASVARIVLVGARGRLADQLERAPEARPLPRVTAKRGLPASELQISRRPPGVEFFNSLGGFAEGGREYVTILGPGQSTPVPWINVIANPSFGFLVSAEGGGYAWSVNSREHQLTPWSNDPVTDQPGQAFYLRDEETGHLWSPTALPIRDEAATYSAHHGWGYSRFEHTSQGIAAELLEYVPVADPVKISRLRMRNLSSRTRRLSVTAYVEWVLGASRGAAAPSITTRIDPKSGAIIANNLWNPAFAKRSAFADLAGRQASWTGDRREFIGRNGALAWPAALINGTSLSGRVGAGLDPCAALQTVVDIEPNGVAEIVFFLGDASDDAEAQSLIARYRQADLDAVLTEVRGFWDEIVGAVQVKTPDRSMDIMLNGWLVYQTLACRVWARSGFYQASGAYGFRDQLQDCMALATIRPSITREHLLRTVSRQFVEGDVQHWWLSHSGQGVRTHISDDRVWLAYAVAHYVRVTADPLVLDEVVPFLTGQTLQPGESDSFFQPTVSDESASLYEHCARALDASLAVGSHGLPLIGGGDWNDGMNRVGEGGRGESVWLGWLLHATLDVFATIADGRGDAARAANWRKHMQALTTGLESQAWDGDWYRRGWFDDGTPLGSATNDECRIDSISQSWAVISGAARPDRAAQGMRAVDRELILHHDGLALLFTPPFDRSALDPGYIKGYPPGVRENGGQYTHAALWSVMAFAGLGDGDKAAALFWILNPINHARTRIDMHRYKVEPYVVAADVYAAPGHVGRGGWTWYTGSAGWMQRAGIESILGLRIEGNVLRLDPCIPKSWPRFEITLRHGASRYEIVVENPQSVPRGIAAAELDGAKIAARPLSIPLKDDGAIHRLQVRLG from the coding sequence ATGCTTGTCGAGTTCGATGACTTCGCGGGCAGGCGCAGACCGCCCCTCAAGAGTGCGCTGAGCTTGCGGTTTCGGCGATGGCTTAGGACACATGGATCGTCACCGCCGTGGGACGACGGAGCTCCCATCCGGTCTGAGCTCTTCAGCGTCGATCGGCTTGAAGAACACGCGCGCAGCCTTGCCTCCGCACAGGCCGTGATGCCATACCAATCGAAGGGCCCGTCATTGACGGCGAGGCTCGCCGATAATGAGGCTGTGCTTCTGGCGGCCTACCGCGATGTCGCTCAGGCTATCGATGCGGGGGCGGCCATCACCCCCACGGCCGAGTGGCTGATCGACAACTTTCACGTGGTGGAGAAGCAGATCCGCGAGGTCCGGGTCGATCTACCGCCCGGCTACTATCGGCAACTTCCGAAGCTCGCCGGCGGCCCCTTCGCGGGGTATCCGCGCGTGCTCGGCGTGGCGTGGGCGTACGTGGCCCACACCGACAGCCTCTTCGACCCGGAGGTACTTCGCCGCTACCTGCGCGCCTATCAGGAAGTGCAGCCGCTGAGCATCGGCGAACTGTGGGCGGTGGCGACAACCCTACGCATCGTGCTCGTCGAGAACCTCAGGCGGATCGCCGAGCGCGTCGTCGAAAGCCGGGCCGGGCGGGGCGCCGCGGACGCTGTGGCAGATCGGTTGCTGGGGACTGGCGGCCGCGTCGTCGAACCAGCCGAGGCAGTCCTTCCGCCGCATCCCCAGACAACTATCCCAGATAGCTTTCTCATGCAGTTGGTCTATCGCTTGCGCGATCAGGATCCCAGCATTGCGCCGGCATTAGAGTGGCTCGACAAGCAACTGGCTCGGCAGGGAACGACTGCCGAAACCGTCGTCCGAGGCGAACACCAGAGGCAGGTCGCCGGCACCGTCACAGTCCGTAACATCATCACGAGTATGCGCCTCATCACCGATGTCGATTGGACGGATCTGTTCGAGCGCGTCAGCCTGGTCGATGACGTCTTCAAGGCCGGCAGCGCCTTCGAACACATGGATTTCCCGTCGCGCAACCTCTATCGCGACGCAGTCGAGCACCTCGCTCGCGGCTGTGAACTCACCGAATTGGAGATTGCCCACGCAGCGGTGGACGCGGCGAGGCGCGCGTCCGAAGCGAATGTCGATGACGGCAACGTCCGCCTGACAGATCCCGGCTACTATCTGATCGCAGGCGGGCGAACCGGATTCGAAGCGGCGATCGGTTTTAGGCCGTCTCTGCTGAGCTGGCCGCGACGGGCCTATCGCGCAATGGGAATCGGCGGGTATGTCGGGTCCGGCGCGCTCATCGCAGCCGGCGTGCTGGCCGTTCCGCTGTCTGTCGCCGCATTGGGGGGTCTGGAGTGGAGATGGTTGCTGCTGCTCGGGATTCTTGGACTCGTCCCGGCGATCGACGTGGCCGTCGCAGTCGTCAACTACCTCATCACCCGAGGTTTCCGCGCCACTTTGCTGCCGGCGCTCGAACTGCTTGGCGGCATCCCCGTAGACCTGCGCACTCTTGTCGCAGTGCCGGCTCTGCTGACATCGCTCAAGGAAATCGAAGAGCTGATCGTCCGGCTTGAGATCCACTACCTGGCAAGCGCTCAGGGCGATCTTCATTTCGCACTACTGACCGATTGGCGCGATGCAGCAAGCGAGCTGGAGGACGGTGACGATGAGCTGCTGACTGCTGCGAAAGCCGGTATCGCGAGGCTGAACCGACGCTACGGACCTGCACCGGGGGGCGACCGCTTCCTGCTGTTGCATCGGCGGCGGGTGTGGAGCGAAGGCGAAGGCTGTTGTATGGGGTGGGAACGAAAGCGCGGGAAGCTGTCCGAGCTCAATCGGCTCTTGCGAGGCGCCAAGGACACCACATTCTTGGCGCCCTCTACTGTGCCCGATAATGTGCGCTACGTCATTACGCTCGATGCGGACACGCGGCTCCCGCGCGAGACGGTCGGACGGCTGATCGGCAAGATGGCGCATCCTCTCAACCGGCCGCGCTTTGACGCAGATCTGGGGCGAGTCGTCGAAGGCTACGGTATCATGCAGCCCAGAGTCACGCCAGCACTGCCAGTGGGACGCGAAGGCTCGCTCTTTCTGCGCGTGTTCTCTCGCGCAACCGGCATAGATCCTTACGCCGCAGCGGTCTCGGACGTGTACCAAGATCTCTTCGGTGAGGGCTCATATACGGGCAAGGGCATCTACGACGTGGACGCCTTTGAGGCGGCGCTGCACGGACGCGTGCCCGAGTCGACGCTCCTCAGCCACGATCTGTTCGAGGGGATATTTGCACGCGCCGGCCTCGCCTCTGATGTCGAGGTGGTAGAGGATTTTCCTCCTCGGTACGACGTTGCGGCTCTTCGCCACCACCGCTGGGCGCGAGGCGACTGGCAGCTGCTACCATGGCTCTTCGGACGTGGACCCAGACGCCCCGATCACCGGCCGATGTCTGGTGTTCCCGCGATGGGCCGCTGGAAGATGCTCGATAACCTGCGGCGGTCACTGGCTGCGCCGGCGATTGTTTTGGCGCTGATCGCGGGATGGGCGATGCCGCTTGAAGAAGCGGCGGTCTGGACTGGCTTCATTCTATCGACAATCGTGCTGCCGCCACTTATTCCCGTGATCGCCGAGATCGCGCCGCGCCGACCCGGTGTTACGCTGCGCAGTCATGTCCGGGCTCTCGGCGCAGACCTGCGCCTTGCGCTTATCCAGTCTGGCCTGATGATTGTCTTCCTTGCTCACCAGGCCTGGCTAATGGGTGATGCAATCGTTCGCACCCTGGTACGGCTCGCGTTTACGCGCCGCAACCTTCTCGAATGGGTCCCTGCGGCTCACGCGGCATTCGGGCCGCGTCCACGCGCGCTGAGTTTCTATCGGCGAATGTCCGGAGCCTTGGTCATCGGCGTCGTGGCCATGAGCGTGGCTTGGCTATGGGGACAACAAACGTGGCCTTTGGCCGCCGTGTTTGCAGGCGCCTGGCTCGCCTCTCCGTATGTCGCCCTTTGGGCGAGCCTGTCGCCCCGGGTCTTGGGCCGGCGTCAGTTGGCCGCCGCTGACGTTCTCAGCTTGCGCCGCATAGCCCGAAGGACATGGCGCTTTTTCGAAGCATCGGTCACACCGACCGACAACATGCTTCCGCCAGACAATTTGCAGGAAGCTCCAGCGTTCGTACTGGCCCATCGCACATCGCCGACCAACATCGGCCTTTATTTGTTGTCAGGCGCGTGCGCGCGGGACTTCGGGTGGATCGGGACCACCGAGGCCGTGGAGCGGCTCGAGGCGACGCTCGCGACCATGGATCGGCTGGCAAAGCACCGGGGTCACTTCTTCAATTGGTACGATACACGTGACCTGCGTCCGCTCGATCCGCAGTACGTGTCCTCGGTCGACAGCGGGAATCTCGCTGGACACCTAATCGCGCTCGCCAACGCATGCCATGAGTGGCGCACCTCGGCCATGGCGGAGCAGCAGCGCCTCCAAGGTGTGGCCGATGCTCTCGACCTCGTCCGGGACGAAGCTCGTCGGTTGCGCGACCTGCGCAAGTCCCAGGCGGTGTCATGGCGGCGCCTCGACGACGAAATCGGACGGCTGGCGTCCAGCCTGCTTCAGGCGGGTGCCCGCGCCATTGATATCGAACAGCGGCTTGCGGAAGTGTCAGAACAGGCCGCGATCCTGGCCGACGTTGTCCATCAGACCGTTCTCGAAGAAAGCGACCAGGCGGGCGCGGACCTGCAGTTCTGGGCCGATGCAGTCAATGCCTGCATTGAAAGTCACCGGCGCGATCTTAGCACGAGCAGCGTAGTCTCACTGGAGGCGCGGCTGAAGTCGCTGGAGGAAGCCGCGCGGTCGACAGCGCTGTCGATGGAGTTCGACTTTCTGCTCGACCCCGACCGGCTGCTGCTCTCCATCGGATATCGGGCATCCGAGGGAGAGCTCGATCCGCGTTGTTATGACCTTCTCGCCTCGGAGGCGAGGCTCGCAAGCTTCTTCGCCATTGCCAAGCGGGACGCACCGGCGCGGCATTGGTTCCGGCTGGGCCGCGCGGTGACTGCGGTAGCAGATGGCGCAGCGCTGATCTCTTGGTCGGGCTCGATGTTCGAGTACCTGATGCCTTCAATCGTCATGAGGGCACCGGCCGAGAGCCTGATCGAGCAGACCAACCGGCTGATTGTCCGCCGCCAGATCGCGTATGGAACGACGATGCGGGCGCCCTGGGGCGTGTCGGAGTCCGCTTACAACGCGCAAGATCTGGAGTTCACGTACCAGTACTCCAACTTCGGCATTCCAGGTCTCGGCCTGAAGCGAGGGTTGGCGGACAATGCCGTGGTCGCTCCTTACGCCACCGCTCTGGCTTGCATGGTCGACCCTCAGGCCGCAGTAAAGAACTTCGAACGGCTCGAGGCCCTCGGCGCCCGCGGCCGTCACGGTTTTTACGAGGCGCTGGACTTCACGCGAGCTCGGGTCCCTGACGGAGATCGTGTAGCCATTGTGCGCGCGTTCATGGCCCACCACCAAGGTATGACGATCACCGCAATCGCCGATACCCTTTTGGACGGCTTGATGCGAAACCGCTTCCATGCCGAACCGATCGTAGAAGCGACAGAGTTGCTTCTGCAGGAGCGCGTGCCACGCGAGGTCATGGCGACTCCGCCGTTGGTCTCAGACGCGAAGTCAGCGGCCAGGATCCGCGAGATTGAAGGACCCGGCAATTGGCGAAAGGCAAGCCCGTACAGCGCTACCCCAGCCACGCAGCTGTTGTCGAACGGCCGCTACTCCGTGATGCTCACGGCGGCCGGATCTGGCTACAGCGCCTGGCGCGACTTGGCCGTGACGCGCTGGCGAGAGGACGCCACCTGCGACGATTGGGGCCCGTACATCTTCTTGAGGGACATCGCGAGCGGCGAGGTCTGGTCGGCGACCTACCAGCCGACTGATGCAGAGCCTGAGGCGTGCGACGTCATCTTCAACGAGGATCGCGCCGAGTTCACGCGTCGAGACGGAGCGCTGGCGACAAACATGGAGGTGCTGGTTTCCGCCGAAGACGATGCGGAAGTGCGCCGCGTGACGATCTCGAACTTCGGCGACCAGCCGCGCGAGGTTGAGGTGACTTCCTATGTCGAACTGGCTTTGGCATCACAGGCCGCAGACGTGGCACACCCCGCCTTCTCGAAACTGTTCATAGAGACCGAGCATCTCGCCGGCCTCGGCGCCATACTGGCGACGAGGCGGCGGCGGGCACCCAACGAGCCGGAGGTCTGGGCTGCGCACCTGGCAGTTGTCCACGGTGTAGCGGTAGGCAAGCGCGAGTTCGAGACCGAGCGCGTGCGGTTCCTGGGTCGCGGCGGCAGTGTTCGCGCACCGGGCGCAGTCGTGGGCGGTCGGCCTCTCTCCAGCTCGACCGGTGCGGTGCTCGATCCAATATTTGCCCTTCGCCGCCGGGTGCGGATCGCGCCCGGCGCGACGACACGGATCGACTTCTGGACGATGGTCGCCTCCACTCGTCAGGAGATCCTCGACCTTGCTGACAAGCACCACGATGTCGGCGCCTTCGAACGCGCCGCCGCGCTCGCCTGGACGCAAGCCCAAGTGCAATTGCACCACCTCGGCATTACGCGCGGCGAGGCGGGACAATACCAGCGTCTAGCCGGTCACCTCGTCTACGCCGCGCCCGTGCTCCGTTCGCCGTCGCAAACCATCGAAAGCGGGATTGGTGGGCAGCCGGGTTTGTGGGGCATGGGCATATCTGGCGATCTGCCGATCATCCTGGTCCGCATTTCTGACATCGACCAACTCAATGTGGCGCGCGAGGTGCTCCAGGCGGTGGAATATTGGCGGATGAAGCGGCTTGCGGTGGACTTGGTTATCATCAACGAGCTTGCCTCCTCCTACGTTCAGGATCTCCAGATCGCGCTGGAGACCTTGGTCAGGGCCAAACAATCCCGGCCCCGGATTGGAGAAGATGGGCCACCCGGGCACACCTTCATGCTGCGCTCCGACTTGACCTCGCCGGAGGCCCTCGGCCTTCTTGCGTCCGTCGCGCGTATTGTCTTGGTCGGCGCGCGGGGACGGCTCGCGGATCAGCTTGAACGCGCGCCCGAAGCCAGGCCTTTGCCCCGGGTCACAGCAAAGCGTGGTTTGCCCGCTTCCGAGCTCCAGATCTCGAGACGGCCGCCTGGCGTGGAGTTCTTCAATAGCCTCGGTGGCTTCGCCGAGGGCGGCCGCGAATACGTGACGATCCTCGGCCCGGGCCAATCGACGCCGGTGCCGTGGATCAACGTGATCGCCAATCCTAGCTTCGGTTTCCTGGTGTCCGCGGAAGGCGGCGGTTACGCCTGGTCCGTGAACAGCCGAGAGCATCAGCTGACGCCTTGGTCCAACGATCCAGTCACTGATCAACCGGGCCAGGCTTTCTATCTTCGGGATGAGGAGACTGGACATCTCTGGAGCCCCACGGCGCTGCCGATCCGGGACGAAGCGGCCACCTATTCGGCGCACCATGGATGGGGTTATAGCCGTTTCGAGCACACCTCGCAGGGCATCGCCGCCGAGCTCCTGGAATATGTACCGGTCGCTGATCCGGTGAAGATCTCGCGCTTGAGAATGCGCAATCTTTCGAGCCGCACCAGACGGCTGTCGGTGACGGCATATGTGGAATGGGTTCTCGGCGCGTCCCGCGGCGCGGCGGCGCCATCGATCACCACACGCATCGATCCGAAAAGCGGGGCGATCATTGCAAACAACCTGTGGAATCCGGCCTTCGCGAAGCGCTCTGCCTTCGCGGACCTGGCCGGGCGCCAAGCGAGTTGGACGGGTGATCGCCGGGAGTTTATCGGCCGCAACGGCGCGCTCGCCTGGCCGGCGGCCCTGATCAACGGGACTTCGCTTTCGGGGCGGGTCGGCGCCGGACTAGATCCCTGCGCCGCTCTCCAGACCGTGGTCGATATCGAGCCGAATGGGGTTGCCGAGATCGTCTTCTTCCTCGGCGACGCCTCGGACGACGCGGAGGCGCAGTCGCTGATCGCGCGATACCGCCAGGCGGACCTGGATGCCGTGCTCACCGAAGTCCGTGGATTTTGGGATGAGATCGTCGGCGCAGTTCAGGTGAAGACACCGGACCGGTCGATGGATATCATGCTTAACGGCTGGCTCGTCTACCAAACGCTCGCCTGCCGCGTCTGGGCGCGATCGGGCTTCTACCAAGCCAGCGGCGCCTATGGCTTCCGGGACCAGTTGCAGGACTGTATGGCGCTCGCCACGATCCGTCCATCGATAACCCGCGAACATCTCCTGAGAACCGTAAGCCGCCAGTTCGTCGAGGGCGACGTCCAGCACTGGTGGCTGTCGCACTCAGGCCAAGGCGTGCGCACGCACATATCGGATGACCGTGTGTGGCTCGCCTACGCGGTCGCACACTATGTGCGAGTCACCGCCGACCCCCTCGTGCTCGATGAAGTCGTCCCCTTCCTGACGGGCCAGACGCTGCAGCCGGGCGAGAGCGACAGCTTCTTCCAGCCGACCGTCTCGGACGAGAGCGCCAGCCTCTACGAGCATTGTGCCCGTGCGCTGGACGCGAGCCTAGCGGTCGGCAGCCATGGCCTACCGCTGATCGGCGGCGGCGATTGGAACGACGGCATGAACCGCGTCGGCGAAGGTGGTCGGGGCGAGAGCGTCTGGCTTGGCTGGCTGTTGCACGCCACTCTCGACGTCTTCGCCACCATCGCCGATGGGCGCGGCGACGCAGCGCGGGCAGCGAACTGGCGCAAGCACATGCAGGCGCTGACGACTGGCCTGGAAAGCCAAGCCTGGGACGGCGACTGGTATCGGCGCGGCTGGTTCGACGACGGCACTCCGCTGGGCTCGGCAACAAACGATGAGTGCCGGATCGACTCAATTTCCCAATCCTGGGCAGTGATCTCCGGTGCGGCGCGGCCCGATCGCGCGGCCCAAGGTATGAGGGCCGTCGACCGCGAGCTGATACTGCATCACGATGGCTTGGCGTTGCTGTTCACGCCGCCCTTCGATCGCTCGGCGCTCGACCCTGGTTACATCAAGGGCTATCCGCCGGGCGTGCGCGAGAATGGCGGCCAGTACACCCATGCCGCTCTCTGGTCCGTGATGGCCTTTGCAGGCCTCGGAGATGGCGACAAGGCGGCGGCGCTCTTCTGGATACTCAATCCGATCAACCACGCCCGCACGCGCATCGACATGCACCGCTACAAGGTGGAGCCCTATGTCGTCGCCGCCGACGTGTACGCCGCACCCGGCCATGTCGGGCGCGGCGGCTGGACCTGGTACACGGGCTCGGCCGGCTGGATGCAGCGCGCCGGCATCGAGTCCATCCTCGGACTTCGCATCGAAGGCAACGTTCTGCGTCTTGACCCCTGCATTCCCAAGTCATGGCCCCGTTTCGAGATCACACTCCGCCACGGCGCGTCACGGTACGAGATCGTGGTCGAGAACCCGCAAAGTGTGCCGCGCGGCATTGCGGCGGCGGAGCTCGATGGTGCGAAGATCGCCGCGCGGCCGCTTTCCATTCCACTCAAAGACGACGGCGCGATCCATCGGCTGCAAGTCCGGCTGGGCTAG
- a CDS encoding c-type cytochrome, translating to MAARFVGQALSLSIGLLLCLPAHIEAADLRKVAKQGKMVLEERCGRCHAIEAFGKSPLKEAPPMRDIYARFNPRELQAELSEGMVSKHREMPQIEFSDEDVRAILAYLYALAVEK from the coding sequence ATGGCAGCGCGTTTCGTGGGGCAGGCTCTCAGCCTCAGCATCGGATTGCTTCTGTGCTTGCCGGCACACATCGAGGCCGCCGACCTCAGGAAGGTAGCGAAGCAAGGCAAGATGGTCCTTGAAGAAAGATGCGGCCGCTGCCACGCGATCGAAGCTTTTGGGAAAAGCCCGCTCAAGGAAGCCCCGCCGATGCGCGATATCTACGCCCGGTTCAATCCACGCGAGCTGCAAGCAGAGCTCTCGGAGGGCATGGTTTCCAAGCACAGGGAAATGCCACAGATCGAATTCTCCGATGAAGACGTCCGCGCGATCCTAGCCTACCTTTACGCTCTCGCGGTCGAGAAATGA
- a CDS encoding restriction endonuclease subunit S, with protein sequence MRETWQTSTLGEVCERVTVGHVGTTSPYYRDDGVLFLRTQNVGASGLNLETVKYITPEFHASLKKSEVKGGDILMSRVITHSVHCALIPDDLGPTNCANVILVRSGKLVVPEYLAHYIRSPEAQRHLLARKVGSAQVVVNTAVVQNWPVPLPPLPQQKRIEDYDLERGFGSSDCL encoded by the coding sequence GTGAGGGAAACCTGGCAAACGTCAACACTTGGGGAAGTGTGCGAGCGCGTGACCGTTGGCCATGTGGGAACTACGTCGCCTTACTATCGCGACGACGGCGTTCTCTTCTTGCGAACTCAGAACGTTGGGGCGTCCGGTCTGAACTTGGAAACCGTCAAATATATCACTCCCGAGTTTCATGCCTCTCTCAAGAAATCTGAGGTCAAGGGAGGCGACATTTTGATGTCTCGCGTTATTACCCATTCAGTGCATTGTGCGCTGATCCCGGACGATCTGGGACCAACAAACTGTGCCAACGTCATCTTGGTAAGATCGGGAAAGTTAGTCGTTCCTGAGTATTTGGCCCACTACATTCGGTCGCCGGAGGCTCAGCGCCACCTGTTGGCAAGGAAGGTAGGTTCTGCCCAGGTGGTAGTGAATACAGCTGTGGTGCAAAATTGGCCTGTACCGCTTCCGCCCCTCCCTCAACAAAAACGCATCGAGGACTACGACCTTGAGCGCGGCTTCGGAAGTTCCGACTGCCTCTAA
- a CDS encoding ATPase inhibitor subunit zeta produces MRRTMTSFDERENAHETDSAHREELKFKARERAVKSLAL; encoded by the coding sequence ATGAGACGAACAATGACTTCGTTCGACGAGCGTGAAAACGCTCATGAAACGGACTCTGCCCATCGCGAAGAGTTGAAGTTCAAAGCGCGAGAGCGCGCTGTCAAGTCGCTTGCGCTTTGA